The stretch of DNA CCACCGATGACACTCACCACTTTAGGCTTTACATGTAAGAATTTTCCAAAGGCGACAAACGCTTCCGCCACTTGTACGGTAAGCTCTCTTGTTGGCGTTAAAACCAATGCCTTGATCTTTGCTTTTCCATCATTTTTGCTCGCACTCCAAAGCTCCAACATCGGCAGTACAAACGAAGCACTTTTACCACTTCCTGTTTGCGCTCTTGCCATCACATCTTTTCGCTCCAACACAAGAGGAATCACTTTTTCTTGAATCGGTGTTGGCGTAGAAAAGCTCTCTTGCGCAAGCGCTTGGAGGATTTGAGGGCAGAGTTTGAGGGTAGAAAATGGCATGGTTTGGCATCCTTTGAGTCTTTGTCGGCATTGTAGAATAGTTTCACTTTAGAGGAGGTTTGAGACATTTACATGTAAAGGCAGTTTAGGGTAAGTTTTTGGTGTTATAATGCGTCTGTAAAATGAACAAAGGATAGATGTTGGAACACTATAAATGGTTGCTTGCCTTTCACATTATAGCGTTGATGTCGTGGATGGCGATGTTGTTTTACTTGCCACGGCTTTTTGTCTACCATGTTGAGCATGCTGAAAAAAAAGAGTTTGTGGAAGTTGTGAAGATTCAAGAGTACAAAATCTATAAGTACATCGGACTTCCTGCCTTTTGGGCAACCCTTGCCAGTGGGCTTGGCATGATTTTTTTTGACCCACAACTGCTCTCAAGCGGTGGGTGGATTTATGCGAAGTTTACGGTACTTATTGCACTCACACTTTATTCGTTTTCATTAGAAAAATACCGTTTGGAACTTGCCAATGGCACGTGCACGAAAGATGGAAAATTTTTTAGAGCTTACAATGAAGTTCCTACCGCACTAGCCATTTTAATTGTCGGATACGTCATCACCAAAAGTTTTTCATGGGCATTTACGCTTATTACCTTGGGCATTTTTGCCATGATTATCGACGTGATTTTGGATGGAAAAAAGAAACCCTAATCTTTACATGTAAAGTGTTCGTTTACTCGATTGGCTTGGAGCGTTGCAGAACAATTTTAATGTAGAGCAGCGCTGAGAGCAAAAGAAAATACCCCACAATGCTGTACCCGATGACATCACGTCGGCTCATCTCTTTTTCGTAAATCGCTTTTTCTTCACTCGTTGCTTTGGTGAGTGTCTGTTCTGCAACAATGTTACTCTGAGCGTCATGCTGTTTTGGTAACCACTCAAGCCCAATGACGAGTACAAAAACGCACATCACGATTGCCGCAAAAATTTTAAGATTTGGCATGAGACTCCTTCCCAGACAAAAAAGGTAAAATGAAAAAAAGTGCCATCAACACTGTGGAGAAGAATAGCCCTATCCACAACGTAAGCGTCGAACTCGGTAATTTTCCTAAAATTGTAAGCCCTATCAAAGAGAGTACCAATGCCCAAAACCATACTAAAAAATAAGGACGCTGATGAGCGGGAATGCGACGAGGGTTTCTGTCTAAGAGTGGCATGAGTAAAAGCCCAACATTGACCACCACTAAGGATGCCATACCGATGTAGGAACCTTTGATCATTCCTATATCAAAGAAAAAGCTTTTAAGCAACTGCAACATCCATAAAAAGTACCACTCAGGGTAGATGTGTGCAGGTGTATCGCTTGGGTTGGCAGGGGTGAGATTGAGCGCATCAAACGCTATTTCATCCTGAAAAAAGACGCAATAAAAAAAGAGTGCCAAAAAGAGCGTGCATGCCAACAGTGGCTTTAAAACGGCATTGGAGAAAAACGGTTTTGGCTCTTTTGGGGTGATGTCGTGTTTGCTAAAACGCTCCTCTTTGCTTACATGTAAGCCTTTGCGACTCCATGAAAGCTTTGTGGTGGCGTACCACTTCACAAAATCCGTATGCACAAGTATCATCAGGACAATACTCAAAGGCATCACCACAATGTGCAAGGTGTAAAAGCGCAACAACGTGATGCCACTCACGCTAAAATCACCTCGAACCCACAGCACGATGTCTTCCCCAGCGCCTGGGATATACTCCAACAAACTGGTAATCACCTGCGCCGCCCAGTAACTCATCTGCCCCATCGGAAGCACATACCCCGTAAAACCGATGACCATACAGCAAAAGTAAAGCACCATGCCACTGTACCAATACTTCGTTTTACCATGTTTGTAAAACCCAAAATAGAGCATTCCTAAGAGGTGAATGTAGAGCAATAAAAAGAAAAATGTTGAGCCAAGTGCATGGATTTTTCGCCACAACCAACCGTAATTGACTTCTTGCATAATCGTCGTATGGACACTTTCAAAGGCTTTCTCCGCATCAGGAATATAGTGCATCGCAAGAAAAATGCCAGAGATGAGCATTAAAAGGCACAGAACAACCATGATAGCGCCCGTGTAAAGTAAAATATTGAAATTGTTTATTTTGAAATTCATGCTTTTGATGCCTCCATCAGTTGGAGGTACGCCTCGCCTACTTCTCCGACGATAATCATCTCATCATGCACTTTAAAAGGAGGAATGACTAAAGGCTTCGTAACAGGGCTGGCAAGTGCGTTGCCATTGTAGTCAAACTGCCCGTTATGACACGGACAAATAAAGCGTTTAAGGGAAGCATTGTACTTTGGGACACAGCCTAAATGGGTACAAATCCCAACCATCACCGTATAATAATAGTCGCCAATTTTAATGTCTCGTTTTTTATCGAGAGTCAACGTAGCGTCTTTTTTGAGGATAAAAAGTGGTTTTTTCTGCCACGAAAAATAAGCAATTTCATTGAGCGGTAACGCCGTGGTATCTATGTAAGTAGCCGCATCAAGAAGTGCTTTTTTGGGTGGTTCTAAGGACTGAAACATCGTACCGACCGTGTAATACACACCCGTCCCCGTAAGTGCCAAGAGCGAGTAATTCACCAGTCTTCGGTTTCTATCCATCCCCATTTTCCTTTATGCCATGCTTTACGCATAGCCATTTTACCAAAAAGTTCCCTCAATAAAATTTTACTGACTTTAGGAAGCGCGAAGAGACTTACATGTAAAGATAGATTGGGGTATTATTGTGCATCAATAAAGGAATAAAAATGAAATTTGAACTAGAAGAAGAGTACATAGAGTTATTTAAACTTCTCAAAATTACAGGCGTTGCAGATAGCGGAGCACAGGCTAAGATGCTCATCGAAGAGGGACACGTCAAACGAAATGGCGAAGTTGAGTTTAGAAAACGCGCTAAAATTATTTCAGGTGAGAAGATTGAAGTGGGTGATGATGTGATTGAGGTTGAAGCCTAAAATAAGACGTTAAAACGTAGCCCTCACTAACGCGAAGGCTACACTTCTATCAAACGATCTGGTAGTTCATTTTTATCGTGCTTTTCGATTGGAAAGTGTTGTGTCAAAATAGCTCCGACTTCGTTGATTGCCTGAAGGTAGCCCTCTTCAAACTTGTCGTTTTTGACGTTTTCAACAAAAGCATCAATCGTCTTTTGCCAGAGTGCATTATCAATTTTTGCGCTGATGGCACTATCGGCAACAATCTCAATGTATTTTTCATACAGACTCACAAAAATCATCACCGCTTGATAATTGCTTGTTTTTTGAAGCCCTAAAATTCGAAATGTCTCATAGGCTTTGAGTTTTGCTGCCTTAACAAAAACGCTTTTTGGCAAGAGATAAAAGAGCACTTTTGGCACATTGAAAAGCAAAAGTAAGAGCATAAAGCCAAGCAGTTGCGCCTCGAAAATAGTTTTTGCCTCCATGTCCGGTGCGAAAAAAAGCAATCCAAATGGGATGAAAAGCGAAATAAGGCTTGTAATCAGCAGGCTTATATAAAGATAATCACCGCTTTTTTGTGTCACAACCGCAACCAACTCACTTGAGGTTTTCTTCTCCATTTCAAAAATCGTTTTCTCAATTTTCTGTTGTGTTTCATTACCAATTTGATGCATTACCAACTCCCACTCGCTCCGCCGCCGCCAAAGCTTCCGCCGCCGCCACTAAATCCTCCAAAGCCCCCACTTGATGAGCTTCCACCACTACTGCTTCCCCACGAATTAGGCAATGTGCCACCACCAAAAGCGCCGCCAACATAGCTCAATAAAAAAACGGCACAAGTGATGAGAATACTAAACACGATCATCGAAAATATAAACCAACTTATGATACCTGCAATTGCACTGATAAACAACGAAGGGAACAACTTTCTTCGGCTCGATAAATTAAGTGAGAGCATGGCGTTGAAGACCATAAAGAAGAAAAATAAGATGGGAACAACAAACGAATGATGTGAGCTTTTTTGTGTTGTTTCATCGGCTTTATACTCGCCCTTAATCGCACTGATAATCGCGGTTATGCCGTTATTTGCGCCTTCAAAATAGTTTTTTGCTTTAAAGGCGGGCAAAATCGTATTTTGGATGATGCTGCTTGCGGTAGCATCAGGAAGGGAGCCCTCAAGTCCATACCCGACCTCGATGCGCACTTTTCGCTCATTAGGAGCAATGATGAGCAAGACGCCATTGTTGTGCTCTTTAGTTCCAATCCCCCACGCGCGCCCGAGCTGATACCCAAAATCTGCAATATCATACCCTTGCAATGATGTGAGCGTAACCACCACGATTTGGTTTGTTGTCGCACTCTCATGCGCAGATAGCGTACCCTCTAAGGATACTTTTTGTGACGCACTAAAAAGCCCCGCTTCATCAACGATGTGCGAATTATTGGGCGTGGGAAATGTGATGGCACCCCAAAGCGCCGACGCACAAAGTAGTCCTAAAATGAAGCTTTTAAAAAGTTTCATGGTAAAACCTTAAAAAGCGACTTTGGGTGCTGCACTCTCCGCTTGTGTCGCAGTAAAATTCTGTTTGACTTGTGCATCAGGGTAGAAAATAGAAGCTATCCATCTTCCCGGAATCGTTCTAAGTTCAAGATTGTAATTTTTCACCGCCTCGATGTAGTCGCGTCTAGCAACAGCAATTCTGTTTTCTGTTCCTTCTAATTGTGATTGCAGACTTAGAAAGTTTTGATTGGCTTTAAGATCGGGGTAGCGTTCTGAAACTGCCATGAGGCGAGTAAGGGCGCTACTAAGACCATCTTGTGCCGCTTGATACGCTTTAAACGCTTGAGGGTTACTCAAAACTTCAGGCGTAAGAGTAATCTGCCCTACTTTGGCTCTGGCTTCCGTTACTTGCGTAAACACCTCTTTTTCATGAGCTGCATACCCTTGAACCGTAGCAACAAGGTTAGGGATCAAGTCGCTTCTTCGTTTGTACTGGTTATCAACAGCAGACGCCGCAGCGATAACGGTTTCATCAAGTCTAGGAACGTTGTTGATTTTCGGAACGATGACCACCGCCGCAAGAACGGCTAACACACCCAGTGCTATCAAAAAGTTTTTCATACATCAGCCTTTTTTTGATTTTATATCCATTATATATGCTTTGTATTTAATCTTATCTTGATAGGGTATTTTTTGAGTGTATGTGTGGTACTGAGCTTTTGAGAGGGTTACATGTAAATTACTTTGTAAACAAGATACAATAACACTTAAAAATTTATTTTTCCTAATTGCCAAGGCTAGATAGTGATAAATTCTAACGACTTACCCGAAGAATTATGGCTTCATAATGAACAAGCTGTAAAATTATGTACAGAACTAGAAACAAAATATATTGAGCATCTTCATAAATGTAATGCATACGAGTTAGCCAAAACATCTGATGGTAAAAGTCATCCTATAGGCGGTTCAGGTGCAACTGAAGCAATAGAGCATTTTGCCTATAGGTTTGTAAATTCTAGTACCAGAGTTATTCATATTACACTAGACCCTGATAAGAAATTTTCAAATATACAAATAGATATTTTTTCAACTTTTTCAAAAGGTAATATTTCTATTTTAGATTTAGCTTGTGGAACAGGTGGGCACATCTTATCGTTACTGACTACTCTTGTTGAATTAAGATTAAAAAAACTTCTTCCAACTCTTCCATTAAATATCCATATTTTAGCTGCTGATATTTCTCCAAAAGCATTAGAAATTTATCAAAGTCTTCTACATGATCTTGAGCCATATTTGCTGAATGCTGGCATTCGTGTTATATATTCTACTTATGAATGGGACGCATGCTCTTCAATTCAAACTAGTTCACTAATGGATACTTTTTTCGAAATAACTAGCACTATTTCGTCTAATGAGTATTATGTGATAACGTCAGCTTTTAGTGGCTTTGCAGGCAATGAAACTAATTTCACAAGAATTGAAAGATCCCTACAACATATTACAGACAGGTTAGGAACAAAAAATAGTACATTTTTGTGGATAGAACCTGATGGTAAAGATGCAAAAAAATTTCTAGGCTTATTAAACAGAATTTTTGAGAATATAAAAGATTTTTTTGTACAAATATTTGAAGAAAGAGAATCTATTTCTCATACCTATTGCTGGTGGGAACCAATAAAAAAAGAAGTTATAAAAAAAGGTAATGTAAGTATTAAATTATATAAGAGAAATAATGAATAATTTTGAATTATTATTTACAAAAGCTTTGAATTCGGCAAGAAGAAGTTCACCCATTACATATGTTGCATTAAGAGCCCTTATGGACTCATGCCCCAAAGATAATCAAATAAAATTACTATCTTCAATTATGTCACGGCAACTTCAAACATCAAATAAATGGCATTATAGAAATTTTAAAGTTTTTAAAGAAAAAGAACCACAAGGAATAGAATACCGTGAATTAACAATAGGATCGCCTCTAACTTTATTGGCAGAAGCCATGCTGATAGACAAATTACAAGAAAACAAGATATACAATGACAATCCAAATGTTTATAGTTATAGATTGCCTTTCTATAAAAATTCGGGTCAAAATTTTGCCTTTTTTATGCATGGATACAAAAAAAGAAATGAAAAAATTGAATTAGCGCTAGCAGAAGGTAATTTTGCGTATATTTTTGATTTGAAGAAATTTTATCCAAGTGTAAATCAAAAACAATTATATGAAGTTTTTAATAACAAAATAGAAATATCACAGTGCGAGAAAAAAACAAAAAAACAACTAAATATATTTATAAATTCTTTGTTAGAAGCTACCAATCAAGGAGTAGCTGCAAATCCAGATTTTGGGCATCTTTGTGCAGATTTATATTTAGAAAATTTTGATTTTAATATGACACAACATTTTGGAACTTCTCATTATTTTAGGTATGTGGATGACCTTGTCATTATAAGTAGTCAAGAAACCCAATTAGATGAAATCAGAGCCAAAATAAAACAACTACTTCCTATTGGATTAGAATTAAATGAAAAAAAGACAGACTTAGTTAATTATGAGCAATGGAGTAAAATTTCTTTTGATGATATTGACAAAATTAATGATGAGTTTTCTGATTTTATGACTTCCCTTACTATCTATCTTGCATTAAACCCTAAAAAATTAGGTAACTTAAAACAAGAATTCAATGATAAAAATATTTTTCTTCCTTTTGATAAAATATTTGCTAATAGCCAATATAAAAGACAAGTAAAATTTTACAAAAGTTTACTTTTTGATAATTATGCATACCTATTGTATTTATTCGGTAAGTCGCATAATTTTTTAGAAATCGCTGAAACATTAAAAAATAAACTTTTTTACATTCTTGAAAAACTGCCTGACATAAAGATTTTGAATGGATTTGAGCGAAGATTATTAATTCAAAAGTACCGTTTTTGTATTAATAGGTTACTGATTTTTTCAGGGAAAGAATCAATAGAAAAAATCCTTTTTCTAATACCCGATGAAAAAGAATTTATAGAAATCAGAATTTTAATCATTGCTTTATTGAATAATGATGTGAGTGAGCTTGTGAAATTTAATGGTAATACGATTCTATCGTTTTGTGAACTATGGAAAAGTAATTTAAAAGAAAAACCTATAATTCAAATTTCAGAGGAAGCAACTCTTGAGAATTATTTTGATGCTATCCTTACTCTAGTTTTGCATGACATACTTCCAGTTGAAATTATCCCTATAGATAAATTCGATCATGAAAAACAAGCATTATTGCATTCATTGAAAATAGCCCAAAAACAAGGAAGAATTTTTAATAATTTGAATTATTACGATGAAATTACAACTATTTTAAATAGAATATCTCATGATGAGATAGGAACTTATCTTACTACAAGATACAACGATAATGAAGTAGTAGATTTAGAAACTTTGAAAATTGGGTCAGGTATATCTTCAGGTTTTTAAGACTGAGAAAGCCCCCTTTCGAGGCTTCCCCATCTTTACATGTAAACCTTACGCAGGTTTTTTAAGCAGTAATTTTTCCACGTCACTTGCCGCATCATCGGTCAAATGCAAGTTAAAGTTCTCTTGCAAGAAAGCGAAGATGTCATCGTTGACAAATTGTGGTGGTTTTGGTCCAAGATAGATGTTTTTGATGCCAAGGCTAAAGAGTCCTAGAAGAATAAGAACTGCTTTTTGCTCCATCCAGCTAAGAACGATAGAAACTGGCAAGTCATGTACGGTTACGCCAAGTGCGCCAGCAAGAGCTAGAGCGATGTGAACTGCACCGTTACTGTCATTGCATTGACCAAGGTCTAGGTAGCGAGGGATGCCTGTGTCTGCAACGGTACCAAAGTCGATGTCGTTAAATCTAAATTTACCGCAACTTGACGTTAAGATGACGCAGTCGTTTGGAAGACTCTCTGCCATTTTTCTATAGTATTCGCCACCTGAGCCTGGAGCGTCACAACCTGCGATAACGAAGAACTGGCTGATTTTGCCTGCTTGAACGGCTTCAAGAATTTGAGGTGCAAGACCAAGGATGGTTTTATAGTGGTGACCTGTTACGAGTGTCTCTTCACTGTCAAAGCCTGTTACATCAGGAAGTGCAAGTGTCTGAGCAATGACTTCACTGAAGTCGTTATTTTGGATTTTTTTGCCCTCTTTGATGCCTACGATGTCGTAGGTATAGAGTCTATCGACATAAGTTGATGTTGATTTTGGAGGAACGATACAGTTGGTGTTCACGATGATAGTTCCGCCCCACTCTTCAAAGAGTTTAGTTTGGTCAAACCATGATTTACCGATGTTGCCTTTAAGGTGAGCATATTTGCGAAGTTCTGGGTAACCGTGTGCGGGAAGCATTTCGGAGTGGGTGTAGATGTTGATGCCTTTACCCTCTGTTTGGCGTAAAAGCTCTAAAAGCATGTCAAGGTTGTGACCGCTGACCAAAATGCCTTTGCCCTCAGCCTTGTTTTGAGAAATGCTAACAGGTGTTGGAACGCCAAGGTGCGAAGTGTGTGCTTCGCTTAAGATGTCCATCATTCTCACACCAGCAGAACCGATTTTCATGAGTTGAGCGATGTGATCGTCAAAGTTGAAGTTAACGTTAGTGAGGGTGAAATAAAGTGTTTGAGCGATGACGTCATCGACTTCTTTGGTGTCTGCACCAAATTCATTGGCATGTGTTCTATACGCACTAAGACCTTTAAGACCGTAAATCATAATGTCTTGAAGTTTCGCCAAGTTGGCATCTTTGCCACACGTTCCTATATCTTGACCTTTAGAACCACAGCCATTAATGGCACTCATAGAGCATTGATCACATAACATATTTAAAGACATAATCTCTCCTAATTAAAATTTGACAGAATCTTAGCAAGAGGATAAATTTATGTCATTGATTGATCTCAATCAAGAGTTTTGAGGAAAGGCAGTTAGATGATACCACCAAAACGTCGTTCAGTTTGAAGGTACTCGGAGACGATGGTTTCAAGCTCGCCCACCGAAAAATCAGGCCAGAGCGTTTTACTAAAGAAAAGCTCTGCGTAAGCGGCTTGCCAAAGCAAAAAGTTAGAAAGGCGACAGTCACCGCCCGTGCGAATGAGGACATCCACAGCAGGAATGCCTGCGGTGTCAAGGTTGGACTCGAGGATTTCTTTGGTGATTTCACCTTTTACATGTAAAGATTTGTTGATGGCTCGAAGGATTTCATCGTGAGCGCCATAATTGATAGCAAGGATTTGTCGAAGCCCCGTACAGTGTGCTGTCATCTCTTTGGCGTAAGCGATCTCTTTTTGAAGTGAAGCGGAGAACTTACTCACATCTCCAATGACATCAAAACGAATGTTGTTTTCAAGAAGCGTTGAGATTTCACTGTGTAAATACTTGGAAAGAAGTTTCATCAAAACAGCCACTTCAGCTTTTGGGCGGTTCCAGTTTTCAGTGCTAAAGGCATAGAGAGTAAGGTACTTTATGCCCATTTTAGCGGCATACTTTGTAATTTCACGCACTTTTTTAGCGCCTTCTTTGTGTCCAAATGAGCGCTCTTTGCCTTGACGTTTTGCCCATCTGCCATTGCCATCCATAATAATCGCCAAATGCACTAAATCATTCATCGTTTCAACTTCTTTGTATCCAGTATTGTTGAGTGGCATTTTATCTTTTTTCTCTTTAGCCGACCTTGACAAATTCTCTCGCTTTGACTAAAATTACGCCATCACTACTTTTAGAATTCTCACAAAGTAGTCTCATAAAAATCGACTCAAGCAACTCTATCTTTGGGAATCTTTTCACCATCAAGAGACTCTAGCTTCATGAACGATCAAACTAACAACAAAGAAGGCACAATGAGCGGAAACACTCCTACCTCAAACAATCAACCCTGCGCGAATTCAGCCCAACCCAACGGCAATACTAACGGTAATGGACAAGCAAAACCAACTCACTATAACAAATCACGAACCCATGTCCCCGTCGATGGCTACAAAATAGAGGGTCTTAGAACCACTCCACTCGAAAAACTTTTAGAGATCGCAACAGAGCTTGGTATTGAAAATCCAAACGAATTAAAACGCCAAGATTTGATGTTTGAAATTTTAAAATCACAAGTCAACCAAGGCGGATTTATTCTTTTTACGGGCATCTTAGAGATTGCAGGTGAAGGTTATGGCTTTTTACGTGCAACAGACGCCAACTTCTCAGACAGTGCCAATGACGCTTATGTCAGCAGTACCCAAGTTAAGAAATTTGCACTTCGTACCGGTGATATCGTCACAGGACAAGTTAGACCTCCAAAAGATCAAGAGCGTTACTACGCCCTTCTTAAAATCGAAGCGATCAACTATCTACCTCTTGCAGAGAGCAAAAAACGCCCTCTTTTTGAAAACTTAACACCACTTTACCCAACCGAAAAAATCAAACTCGAATACGATCCAATGAAAATTACAGGACGTGTACTTGACCTCTTTACCCCTATCGGTAAAGGTCAACGTGGTCTTATCGTTGCACCTCCAAGAAGTGGTAAAACGGAACTTATGAAAGAACTCGCTCATGGTATCGCGCGCAACCATCCCGAATCAGAGCTTATCGTTCTCCTCGTCGATGAAAGACCAGAAGAGGTTACCGATATGCAACGCTGTGTTCAAGGTGAAGTGTATAGCTCAACCTTTGATATGCCAGCATC from Sulfurospirillum oryzae encodes:
- a CDS encoding RNA-directed DNA polymerase, with translation MNNFELLFTKALNSARRSSPITYVALRALMDSCPKDNQIKLLSSIMSRQLQTSNKWHYRNFKVFKEKEPQGIEYRELTIGSPLTLLAEAMLIDKLQENKIYNDNPNVYSYRLPFYKNSGQNFAFFMHGYKKRNEKIELALAEGNFAYIFDLKKFYPSVNQKQLYEVFNNKIEISQCEKKTKKQLNIFINSLLEATNQGVAANPDFGHLCADLYLENFDFNMTQHFGTSHYFRYVDDLVIISSQETQLDEIRAKIKQLLPIGLELNEKKTDLVNYEQWSKISFDDIDKINDEFSDFMTSLTIYLALNPKKLGNLKQEFNDKNIFLPFDKIFANSQYKRQVKFYKSLLFDNYAYLLYLFGKSHNFLEIAETLKNKLFYILEKLPDIKILNGFERRLLIQKYRFCINRLLIFSGKESIEKILFLIPDEKEFIEIRILIIALLNNDVSELVKFNGNTILSFCELWKSNLKEKPIIQISEEATLENYFDAILTLVLHDILPVEIIPIDKFDHEKQALLHSLKIAQKQGRIFNNLNYYDEITTILNRISHDEIGTYLTTRYNDNEVVDLETLKIGSGISSGF
- the hcp gene encoding hydroxylamine reductase, with amino-acid sequence MSLNMLCDQCSMSAINGCGSKGQDIGTCGKDANLAKLQDIMIYGLKGLSAYRTHANEFGADTKEVDDVIAQTLYFTLTNVNFNFDDHIAQLMKIGSAGVRMMDILSEAHTSHLGVPTPVSISQNKAEGKGILVSGHNLDMLLELLRQTEGKGINIYTHSEMLPAHGYPELRKYAHLKGNIGKSWFDQTKLFEEWGGTIIVNTNCIVPPKSTSTYVDRLYTYDIVGIKEGKKIQNNDFSEVIAQTLALPDVTGFDSEETLVTGHHYKTILGLAPQILEAVQAGKISQFFVIAGCDAPGSGGEYYRKMAESLPNDCVILTSSCGKFRFNDIDFGTVADTGIPRYLDLGQCNDSNGAVHIALALAGALGVTVHDLPVSIVLSWMEQKAVLILLGLFSLGIKNIYLGPKPPQFVNDDIFAFLQENFNLHLTDDAASDVEKLLLKKPA
- a CDS encoding ubiquinol-cytochrome c reductase iron-sulfur subunit, with translation MDRNRRLVNYSLLALTGTGVYYTVGTMFQSLEPPKKALLDAATYIDTTALPLNEIAYFSWQKKPLFILKKDATLTLDKKRDIKIGDYYYTVMVGICTHLGCVPKYNASLKRFICPCHNGQFDYNGNALASPVTKPLVIPPFKVHDEMIIVGEVGEAYLQLMEASKA
- a CDS encoding di-trans,poly-cis-decaprenylcistransferase; this translates as MNDLVHLAIIMDGNGRWAKRQGKERSFGHKEGAKKVREITKYAAKMGIKYLTLYAFSTENWNRPKAEVAVLMKLLSKYLHSEISTLLENNIRFDVIGDVSKFSASLQKEIAYAKEMTAHCTGLRQILAINYGAHDEILRAINKSLHVKGEITKEILESNLDTAGIPAVDVLIRTGGDCRLSNFLLWQAAYAELFFSKTLWPDFSVGELETIVSEYLQTERRFGGII
- a CDS encoding RNA-binding S4 domain-containing protein, whose translation is MKFELEEEYIELFKLLKITGVADSGAQAKMLIEEGHVKRNGEVEFRKRAKIISGEKIEVGDDVIEVEA
- a CDS encoding class I SAM-dependent methyltransferase → MINSNDLPEELWLHNEQAVKLCTELETKYIEHLHKCNAYELAKTSDGKSHPIGGSGATEAIEHFAYRFVNSSTRVIHITLDPDKKFSNIQIDIFSTFSKGNISILDLACGTGGHILSLLTTLVELRLKKLLPTLPLNIHILAADISPKALEIYQSLLHDLEPYLLNAGIRVIYSTYEWDACSSIQTSSLMDTFFEITSTISSNEYYVITSAFSGFAGNETNFTRIERSLQHITDRLGTKNSTFLWIEPDGKDAKKFLGLLNRIFENIKDFFVQIFEERESISHTYCWWEPIKKEVIKKGNVSIKLYKRNNE
- the hemJ gene encoding protoporphyrinogen oxidase HemJ: MEHYKWLLAFHIIALMSWMAMLFYLPRLFVYHVEHAEKKEFVEVVKIQEYKIYKYIGLPAFWATLASGLGMIFFDPQLLSSGGWIYAKFTVLIALTLYSFSLEKYRLELANGTCTKDGKFFRAYNEVPTALAILIVGYVITKSFSWAFTLITLGIFAMIIDVILDGKKKP
- a CDS encoding cytochrome b; its protein translation is MNFKINNFNILLYTGAIMVVLCLLMLISGIFLAMHYIPDAEKAFESVHTTIMQEVNYGWLWRKIHALGSTFFFLLLYIHLLGMLYFGFYKHGKTKYWYSGMVLYFCCMVIGFTGYVLPMGQMSYWAAQVITSLLEYIPGAGEDIVLWVRGDFSVSGITLLRFYTLHIVVMPLSIVLMILVHTDFVKWYATTKLSWSRKGLHVSKEERFSKHDITPKEPKPFFSNAVLKPLLACTLFLALFFYCVFFQDEIAFDALNLTPANPSDTPAHIYPEWYFLWMLQLLKSFFFDIGMIKGSYIGMASLVVVNVGLLLMPLLDRNPRRIPAHQRPYFLVWFWALVLSLIGLTILGKLPSSTLTLWIGLFFSTVLMALFFILPFLSGKESHAKS
- a CDS encoding LemA family protein codes for the protein MKNFLIALGVLAVLAAVVIVPKINNVPRLDETVIAAASAVDNQYKRRSDLIPNLVATVQGYAAHEKEVFTQVTEARAKVGQITLTPEVLSNPQAFKAYQAAQDGLSSALTRLMAVSERYPDLKANQNFLSLQSQLEGTENRIAVARRDYIEAVKNYNLELRTIPGRWIASIFYPDAQVKQNFTATQAESAAPKVAF
- a CDS encoding TPM domain-containing protein — its product is MKLFKSFILGLLCASALWGAITFPTPNNSHIVDEAGLFSASQKVSLEGTLSAHESATTNQIVVVTLTSLQGYDIADFGYQLGRAWGIGTKEHNNGVLLIIAPNERKVRIEVGYGLEGSLPDATASSIIQNTILPAFKAKNYFEGANNGITAIISAIKGEYKADETTQKSSHHSFVVPILFFFFMVFNAMLSLNLSSRRKLFPSLFISAIAGIISWFIFSMIVFSILITCAVFLLSYVGGAFGGGTLPNSWGSSSGGSSSSGGFGGFSGGGGSFGGGGASGSW
- a CDS encoding TPM domain-containing protein, yielding MHQIGNETQQKIEKTIFEMEKKTSSELVAVVTQKSGDYLYISLLITSLISLFIPFGLLFFAPDMEAKTIFEAQLLGFMLLLLLFNVPKVLFYLLPKSVFVKAAKLKAYETFRILGLQKTSNYQAVMIFVSLYEKYIEIVADSAISAKIDNALWQKTIDAFVENVKNDKFEEGYLQAINEVGAILTQHFPIEKHDKNELPDRLIEV
- the rho gene encoding transcription termination factor Rho, yielding MNDQTNNKEGTMSGNTPTSNNQPCANSAQPNGNTNGNGQAKPTHYNKSRTHVPVDGYKIEGLRTTPLEKLLEIATELGIENPNELKRQDLMFEILKSQVNQGGFILFTGILEIAGEGYGFLRATDANFSDSANDAYVSSTQVKKFALRTGDIVTGQVRPPKDQERYYALLKIEAINYLPLAESKKRPLFENLTPLYPTEKIKLEYDPMKITGRVLDLFTPIGKGQRGLIVAPPRSGKTELMKELAHGIARNHPESELIVLLVDERPEEVTDMQRCVQGEVYSSTFDMPASNHVRVANLVIEKAKRRVEMGKDVIILLDSITRLARAYNTVTPSSGKVLSGGVDANALHKPKRFFGAARNIEDGGSLTIISTALIETGSRMDEVIFEEFKGTGNSEIVLDRNISDRRIYPAINIMKSGTRKEELLLSPDKLQKIWALRSAISQMDDIEALKFLYAKMLKTKDNEELLSIMND